Proteins from a genomic interval of Pseudodesulfovibrio nedwellii:
- a CDS encoding RlmE family RNA methyltransferase, whose amino-acid sequence MKQYQDKYFKRAKKENYAARSVYKLKEMDKRFHIFKPGQTVLDLGAAPGSWTQFAGEKVGKQGRVLSVDLQSTKHSFADNITFLQADVFSDSPELLEAIEPLAPFDVIISDMAPKTTGIKFADQANSLELCQRAFEVARKYLKKGGNFAVKIFEGGEINDYRNEIRPHFGKIKNFKPHSSRAESKEIFIVALGFRGIEE is encoded by the coding sequence ATGAAACAATATCAGGATAAGTACTTCAAACGAGCCAAAAAGGAAAATTACGCCGCCCGCTCGGTCTACAAGCTTAAAGAGATGGATAAACGGTTCCATATCTTTAAGCCGGGACAGACCGTGCTCGATCTTGGTGCAGCCCCTGGTTCCTGGACACAGTTTGCCGGGGAAAAAGTGGGTAAGCAGGGTCGTGTGCTCAGCGTGGACCTTCAGTCCACCAAACATTCCTTTGCGGATAATATCACTTTTTTACAGGCCGATGTTTTTTCGGATTCGCCGGAACTGTTGGAAGCCATAGAGCCGCTTGCGCCGTTCGATGTCATTATCAGTGACATGGCGCCAAAGACAACCGGAATCAAGTTCGCGGATCAGGCAAATTCTTTGGAATTGTGCCAACGCGCTTTTGAGGTTGCGAGAAAATACCTCAAGAAAGGCGGCAACTTCGCGGTCAAGATTTTTGAAGGTGGCGAGATAAATGATTATCGGAATGAAATCAGGCCGCATTTTGGCAAGATAAAGAATTTCAAACCTCATAGTTCTCGCGCTGAAAGTAAGGAAATATTTATTGTCGCGCTTGGCTTTCGGGGAATAGAAGAGTAA
- the ruvC gene encoding crossover junction endodeoxyribonuclease RuvC — translation MSDKGLIVLGLDPGTRVTGYGIVREISGQVELVETGTIRTPVKKDMAVRLGVIFDRLQELIEKFAPAEAAIENVFVSKNPSSALKLGQARGACMAACATNGIPMGEYEPTKVKKNLVGVGNAPKSQVAFMVANTLGEKKPDWPEDASDALAIAICHLNERRMRKLIGL, via the coding sequence ATGAGCGATAAAGGTTTGATCGTCCTTGGCTTGGACCCCGGAACACGGGTTACAGGTTACGGTATCGTCCGGGAAATATCCGGGCAGGTCGAACTGGTGGAGACCGGCACTATTCGTACACCGGTCAAAAAAGATATGGCCGTTCGGCTGGGTGTGATTTTTGACAGGCTTCAAGAGCTTATCGAAAAGTTTGCACCGGCAGAGGCCGCCATCGAAAATGTGTTTGTATCCAAGAACCCCTCGTCCGCCCTGAAACTGGGGCAGGCGAGGGGTGCTTGCATGGCAGCCTGCGCCACAAACGGCATTCCGATGGGGGAATATGAACCTACCAAGGTCAAGAAGAATCTTGTGGGAGTGGGTAATGCTCCCAAGTCGCAGGTCGCTTTTATGGTCGCGAATACGCTTGGCGAGAAAAAACCTGATTGGCCCGAAGATGCGTCCGACGCCCTCGCTATTGCCATATGTCATTTGAACGAACGGCGTATGCGTAAGCTGATTGGTCTGTAG
- a CDS encoding YebC/PmpR family DNA-binding transcriptional regulator, with the protein MAGHSKWANIQHRKGRQDAKRAKFFTKAAKDIILAAKAGGGNPEDNSTLRLAIQKAKEVNLPKDKIENAIKKGTGELAGGDIMEILYEGYGPGGVAMMVEVATDNKNRIVAEIRHAFTKHGGNMAEAGAVSYMFNKKGVIVFDKEKYTEDDLMEVGLEAGAEDIIDDGDTFTVQTEPGDFMAVQQAFVDASMEYQSAEVDQVPENLVPVDVSNGKKVMTLFEALEDNDDTQKVYLNADFPDELFDEE; encoded by the coding sequence ATGGCCGGACACAGTAAATGGGCAAATATTCAGCATCGCAAAGGTCGTCAGGACGCTAAGCGCGCGAAATTTTTCACCAAAGCAGCCAAAGATATCATCCTGGCTGCCAAGGCCGGTGGCGGTAATCCAGAGGATAACTCCACTTTGCGTTTGGCCATTCAGAAGGCCAAGGAAGTGAATCTGCCCAAAGATAAGATTGAGAACGCCATCAAGAAAGGTACCGGCGAACTGGCCGGTGGCGATATCATGGAGATCCTGTACGAAGGGTATGGCCCCGGTGGCGTTGCCATGATGGTTGAAGTGGCTACTGACAATAAGAATCGTATCGTGGCTGAAATTCGCCACGCCTTCACCAAGCACGGCGGCAACATGGCTGAGGCCGGTGCCGTATCGTACATGTTCAACAAGAAGGGCGTCATTGTTTTTGACAAGGAAAAATACACTGAAGATGATTTGATGGAAGTCGGTCTGGAAGCCGGTGCCGAAGATATCATCGATGATGGTGATACTTTCACTGTGCAGACGGAACCCGGTGATTTTATGGCCGTTCAGCAGGCTTTTGTGGACGCAAGCATGGAATACCAGTCCGCCGAAGTGGATCAGGTCCCGGAAAATCTCGTGCCAGTGGATGTTTCCAACGGCAAGAAAGTTATGACCTTGTTTGAAGCTTTGGAAGACAACGATGATACTCAGAAAGTTTACCTCAATGCTGACTTCCCGGACGAATTGTTCGACGAAGAGTAA
- the ruvB gene encoding Holliday junction branch migration DNA helicase RuvB gives MSKCTLPEENVRPRSLGEFIGQQDLRSNLDVFIKAARERERSLDHTLFYGNPGLGKTTLARIMASELGVNMVSTSGPVIERSGDLAAILTNLERGDILFIDEIHRMPATVEEVLYPAMEDFQIDLVIGSGPGARTVKLDLEPFTLVGATTRLGLLTSPLRDRFGCIFRIEFYSPEELGRIVERSATIIDVKVDPEGALAIGRRARGTPRIANRLLRRVRDYALVHGDGIVTKEQAESSLERLDVDQYGLDNMDRKILSLMVENFNGGPVGLKTIAAACAEEVRTIEDIYEPYLIQCGFLKRTPRGRVATAKAYQHLKMRMEDDQLPLL, from the coding sequence ATGAGCAAGTGTACACTCCCAGAGGAAAACGTTCGGCCCAGAAGCCTTGGTGAATTTATCGGGCAGCAGGACTTGCGTAGTAATCTCGACGTCTTCATCAAGGCGGCTCGAGAGCGAGAACGCTCCTTGGATCATACCCTTTTTTACGGCAATCCCGGGTTGGGCAAGACGACACTGGCACGTATCATGGCGAGTGAATTGGGCGTGAATATGGTGTCTACCTCCGGTCCCGTTATTGAGCGGTCCGGTGATTTGGCGGCTATTCTGACCAATTTGGAGCGTGGGGATATTTTGTTTATCGATGAAATTCATCGTATGCCCGCCACGGTTGAGGAAGTGCTGTATCCGGCCATGGAGGATTTTCAGATTGATCTGGTTATCGGCTCCGGTCCCGGTGCTCGCACGGTCAAGCTTGATCTTGAGCCTTTTACTTTGGTTGGTGCGACCACGCGACTCGGTTTGCTTACTTCTCCCTTACGAGACCGTTTCGGCTGCATTTTCCGTATAGAATTTTATAGTCCCGAAGAACTGGGACGGATCGTTGAACGGTCTGCGACTATTATTGACGTGAAAGTAGATCCTGAAGGAGCCTTGGCTATCGGGCGCCGAGCTCGTGGCACTCCGCGTATCGCCAACAGATTGCTTCGGCGGGTCCGTGATTATGCCTTGGTACATGGCGATGGCATTGTTACCAAAGAGCAAGCCGAATCTTCTTTGGAACGACTGGATGTTGATCAGTATGGATTGGACAACATGGATCGTAAGATTCTTTCGCTTATGGTGGAGAATTTCAACGGCGGTCCGGTTGGTCTCAAAACTATTGCCGCAGCTTGCGCCGAGGAAGTACGTACCATCGAGGATATTTATGAGCCGTATCTCATTCAGTGCGGTTTTTTGAAGCGTACCCCACGTGGTCGCGTGGCTACGGCAAAGGCATACCAACATCTCAAGATGCGTATGGAAGATGATCAATTGCCACTCCTTTAG
- the ruvA gene encoding Holliday junction branch migration protein RuvA — protein MIGYLQGTVLSANEKGLVVLTPGGVGYEVAAPTSVIAKLPGKGGDIEIFIHTQVAEKAIDLFGFLTADDLDLFRTLISIDKLGPKKAMAILSMFDADHLREIAFREDVTMLSTVPGIGPKSAKQILWNLKDKVAKLKPTTGATISSTPQGPQGEYLDTLAGLKGLGYAEDEVRPMIIDVFDEEPDLDAAGGIRAVLKKINAARS, from the coding sequence ATGATCGGATATTTGCAGGGAACAGTGTTGTCCGCCAACGAAAAGGGACTGGTCGTTTTGACACCCGGAGGTGTTGGGTATGAAGTGGCCGCGCCTACGTCGGTCATTGCCAAATTGCCTGGGAAGGGGGGAGACATAGAAATCTTCATCCACACTCAGGTAGCAGAGAAAGCCATTGATCTGTTTGGGTTTCTGACCGCCGACGATTTGGATCTGTTCCGCACACTTATTTCCATCGACAAGCTGGGGCCGAAAAAAGCCATGGCCATTTTGTCCATGTTTGACGCTGACCATCTGCGCGAGATTGCTTTCCGGGAAGATGTGACTATGCTGTCCACAGTGCCGGGTATAGGTCCGAAATCTGCCAAGCAGATTTTGTGGAATCTCAAGGATAAGGTCGCCAAGCTCAAGCCTACTACCGGCGCGACCATCTCTTCCACACCGCAAGGACCGCAGGGCGAATACCTTGATACGCTTGCCGGACTGAAAGGGCTGGGATACGCTGAAGATGAAGTTCGTCCTATGATCATTGATGTTTTTGACGAAGAACCCGACCTCGACGCTGCCGGTGGTATCCGTGCAGTGCTTAAGAAAATCAACGCGGCACGCTCATGA